tctgacagttttaaggttgcaattttgtcagaattttatcttttttgttattctctatgtagaatgaatttgaagatgcgactttgcacgtagatgtaatactattgaaagtacatgtataaattttcctagaattttttgtgataatttttagttggtgtatacagtgtgtacacgcgagatcctgtgtgcataggatacgctcccgaCACTGAAACATGCTCTATGCATTTCTTTCTGGGTTTGCTACTATGTAGTCTTTTTCATAGTTCCATATCACTTGGACTGCATAATGTCATATCATACACTACCATTGGAAGAATTTTAGGACCAGCTGCACACCTAGTGCTAATTTACATTAATCGGATGCAGAATTCATTTCTTTTCCTACAATTGATTGTTACATCAAATTATATCTGACATCAATGATTTGTGAATTTTTCAGCATGTGCCATGGAAGTAGCTAATCTTCAGTGACACAAAGAATGGATCCCCAGATTTTTGTCAGACTTTCAGTTGGACAGCTTGGTCTGAAACTCCCCGGTGCGAATGCGAGGAAGGCGGCCCGGAGCTTCCACTGCGAGATCCGGCTCCGAGGATTCCCTGTCCAGATAGCTCCTGTGCCTCTGATCAATTATTCAGAGTTCAACCTTGATCCACACACCAATGCCGCCGTCTTCTCCCTCGACGAATCTGAACTGAAGGCGCTGTCGGCACCGGGGTGTTTCGGAGCTCATGGGTCTTACCTCGAGGTCGCGGTGTACGTTGGCCGGCGTGGCGGGCATTGCGGCATTGTCACCGGGATGAAGAGGCTGGTTGGGGTGGTCAGGATGGACATTGGCCCCGAGTGGCGTGACGGCAAGCCGGTGATGCTTCACCATGGCTTGGTTGGCATTGGCAAGGGTGAGGCCAAGCCGGAGCTGCACTTGAGGGTGAAGATGGAGGCTGATCCCCGGTACATCTTTGAGTTCGACGACGAGGTCGCGCTGAACCCGCAGGTTGTCCAGCTCCATGGCCGCAACCGGCAGCCCATATTCAGCTGCAAGTTCATCCGCGACAGACGGTGAGAGGACGCCATTAACGACGTCGTGCTCGTCTTGGTGATCATGTCGTTGATGTTGTTCTTGTTTGGTTGGCAGTGGATCACACTCGGATCAGCTGTACTGGtcgagctccggcggcgaggagaaggaggcggagatgatgaggaggagggagaggaaggggtggAAGGTGGTGATCCATGACCTGTccggctccgccgtcgccgcggcgttCATGGCGACGCCGttcgtggcggcgagcggctgcGACACGGTGGCGCGGTCCAACCCTGGCGCGTGGCTGatcgcgcgcgccggcgcgacggcgccggggtcgacgtcgtcgtcggcggcggtggagagctGGCAGCCGTgggggcggctggaggcgtgGCGGGAtcagggcggcgcggcgaggcaggACACGGTGTGCCTCCGGCTGCGGCTCCTCCCCGACGGCCAGGACGCGTGCATGCTGGTGGCCGAGACGCCGCTCCGCAGCGACAGGGGCGGGGAGTTCGCCATCGACATGGACAggcaggcgccggcggcggccgccggggcgGAGCACTGCGCGGCGAGCCTGGGCGAGgcgtgcgccggcggcgggttcgTGATGAGCTGCCGCGTGGAGGGGGAGTCCCGGAGCAGCAGGCCGCTCGTGCAGCTCGCCATGCGCCACGTCACGTGCATGGAGGACGCCGCCATGTTcgtggcgctcgccgccgccgtcgacctcaGCGTCAAGGCGTGCCGGCCGTtccggaggaagacgacggcgaccaAGAAGACGGCCTCTGCCTCATCGTCCCCTGATCCCCTCGAGCTCGACACGTAGCCGATGCATCCATGTCCTACtagtcttcgtcgtcgtcttcttcctcgcacAGCTGGCGAagcaccgatcgatcgagcacccATGGCGGCCATCAAAATCCTTCTGTAAATTCACTTTGAAAGAATTGGACACTCCCTTTTCCGTTCGTTCAAACTTTGTTGTATGAATTTTGTAGAGTTCACTAAAATCCAACCCTGAATCTGCGCCTCATTCGAGCAATTTTGAGAAATTCCAAGTCGCTTCCAATGACAGCAATCCAAACCAGGGgtgtatttgaaaaaaaatcaggttCGTCAAATTTTTGGGATTGCCGCTGGTCGTCAGATCAAGCTGGCCGGCGGCCGGGCGACGAACTCCTACCTcaatcctcctccgccgccgctccttccccaCCTGCATCCGTCCGATCCGCGCTCGTCTATCTCCGCCGCATCCGACCCCGACGGCTTCCGCGGCGCACTCAGCCCACCTCCACCCCACCCTCCTCGATCGCCCTGTTCCCGACAACGATGAGTAGTTCGAGAGCGTACCTGACGGCGAGaatggtggcggaggaggaagagggagcaCGGGCATCCCAGGCCGGCGATGTCGTAGGCGGCATAGTTGGGGGAGATCTCGTCGAGCCCCTTCCTGATCTGGCCGATGCGGCCTGCCGGAGAAgccgtggcggaggcggagcgcgacCTGGCCGATGCAGCGAGGCCGCGTGGCGGCGCCTCCGTGCCGCGCGGTGGAGGAAGCCGtcgagcggcggccggcctcGAAGGCGACGAactcgtcgtcgcggcggccgcgacgcctCGTCAGCGCGCGCACTCGTCATCCACTCCGAACTATGGCTAGTTGTGGgatggcccacctgtcagtgacgcAGTTGACCAGACTTGACCGTTTCTGGGCCCACCTGCACAGACAGACAGACACCTGTGCTTCGCGACGCTTCAAACGCCCACCTCCCCGTCGCACAAACGTAACCGTCGCTAGAAGCCTAGAACTGGGACTTGGGCCGTGCTTTATCAGGCCGGCCCAAGGCACGACGGCCCGGCACGCTAGAAAGCACGGTCCGGCACGGCCCGTACGTGGGCCGTTCCTGGGCCTGGACAACGGGCACGACGGGCGGCACGGCACGTAAACGGCCCGTAGGAACGACGACGGCCCGATGGCCCATGGCACGATAATGGCCCGATGGGCTTTTCGCATCCATCCATCAGGCGCCGTGCTTGTGCCGGCCCGGCACGAATAGGCCCATCGAGCCATTGGGCCGTGCTGGCACGGCCTGATTTGGCACGAAGCACGGCCCAGTCCCAGCTCTGGTCCGTCGCTAACAAACTCCTCCTTTCGTCTTCCTTCCCACGCCACGCGCccacgcctcgccgtcgccgatgagAGGAGGAGCCCGCTCGCGTCACCACGCcagcgcccgcgcgcgcgaggcgtccaccggcggggcggcgggagcaaTGGAGGTATGCCAGGGCGTGGAGTTCGTGCGGCTTCGGTCGCGGGTGGACGGCAGGTACCTCTACCTCCTCGCCAGCGAAGACGATTCACGCCGAggccgagggaggcgacggcgtccTCCTCCCGGGCCACGGACTCCTCCGCGTCCGAGGCGCTTACGGCCGCTAACTCGGTGCCCCCGACGCCATCAGCCACTTCTGGGCGcccttctgcttctgcttctggcCCGCCGCCGGGTAGCGCGACTTCGACAGGGAGGAGGTGAGGTCGACGCCATCGTGTGGGCGTGCCGTCGGGCTGGGCGCCGCGGCtggcgacggcgtcgtcctGCTGCACGACAAGTACGCCCGCGCGCTACCTGCGCGTCAGCGAGAGGTGGCTCCCgtgcctcgccggcgtcgcggccTTCAACGACGGCGACCTCAACATGACGATGCAGTGGGAGGTGCTTCAGGCGAGACATGCCGGCCATGGGCCCATGTGAGCTCCTTCTCCTCGTCCCCTCTCTTCTTGTGATTCTTGAGCTTGTTCTGTCATCTGTGTCATGTCGTGTGCGCGATTCTTGAACTCGTTTGCGCCAAAGATTATATCGATTTGAGTTCTAATTGTGGCTATTCTTGATGCTGATGGGATAGAGACTTGAGTACCTGCCTCTCTGCTGGGAGACCCTGCACGTCGTCCTTGTCAGGCCCAACACCGCAGGTAAGAAGCCTAGTTCGATCtctttctgaattttctgaacaCTGTTATTGTGGTTCTGAACACCAGAGTTAAGCAGCCTAGCATGCTGGCAATGTTTCTGTTCTCCAGGTTCTTTTCGTTAGTGCATAACTTTAGATTGTTTATGCTTGTTGTGGAATTTGTTGAAGAATGCAATCCTGCGTTTGCTTCTTGAGTTAGGACTCATCTGAGGAATTTTCTGTTGATGAGAATGCATGTAGAACAACACAAGTTTAGGACTCATCAGGACAACATTGTATGCATTCTGAGTAGGATTTATCTGAATATTGTAAACAAACAGAATTGTAGCTGAAATGATGTGTTGATATTGTGTCCAGTGTACCTGAAATGAATGGTCTCATACACCTTCAATGCTTTATTTTCTGTATATATTATGAATGCTAATTTCAATTTGTTATGAAAATGATCATGCCAGTGTTTATTAGTGTGAAAATCAGCATCTTTAATTTGCAGAATTACTTGCGCAGTTTTTACTCGCAAGAATACTATGCTTGTATTATCACACTGTCTGAGTCTAACTGTGTCGTCTCTCTGCTATGGCTGCAGGGTATAATCCGTTGAGATTCCTAGATATGGATGCAGATGTGTATGGGTACTTGACAGGACCGTCGACAGAAGGTTCGTCAGCTGATTAGAGACAGACTCCGTGAATCCTTTTGTGCTGAACTTGTTTTTTTGGTACTTGACACAAGTTTCGTTGGTCGATTAGAGACAGAGAGTAGAACTTTCAGCCGATGCTGGATAAAGTTTTATGTTGCTCTCAAATGGGCAATGACTCAATTTTGTTAAGGCGGCAATTAGTAGTGTCTAGTATTGATTAATGGCAGGAATGTGCTTAACTCCTGCAATATATTAGTTCTGTTCATTCTGAACTAGGCAGAAATATGCATGatattctgaattctgaaggaTTATGCCAGTAACTGAATCTTTGAAGCATTCAGGGCTTGTCCCTCTGTCTATCCATTTGGGAATTTTGATGGTGCCAGTTTGCAGATGCTACATTCTAATTGCTTCTACTACTTATTTTACTTATTGCCGTGATTACTGATTACCCTATACAAATTGTAAGATTCAAAAGTCCTAAGTTAACTAGATAACACAAACAAGACACTTCATCGTTAACTTGTACTACTACATTGCTTGACGTTTTTCATGGCCAAGTTTGCTATTGTATATCTattatcttctattatatactaaaactccatgaaacttcctacaaacgctctcaaaccgccACGTGGGATtttataaacgctcctaagctgCCATGTGGCACTCCAATAAATTAGAAAGATTGTaaatattctgaaaaaaatcTCAACCGTTGATTTCCTCTTAACTATTGGACCCACTAAATAAATTGATTAGATCTATTATGTAAATACTTAcacgtacgtactccctcctctcccgtgTCCTCTTTTTTCTAAGCTAACCTCtcctattttctagctaacaATTAATATAAACAATAATTTAATTAGTATTTCTTAATTTAAACCtatattaaaagaaatatatgGTACATGGATGCATATTCTAACGTTGTACATACCATAAACTGATGTGCAAATATTAGAGAacaatttaatatgtggattaAGAAATCATACACTTCTTATGTTCCAAAATTATAAGTACAAAACATAGCTTGTAAGCAAGTTGGCACAGCGCTTTCAATCAAAGTTAGAGCTTTCTTAGGTTAGGAATCCACATAAGAAAGAAATTATCATCGTTGACCACGAGCCATTCTAGACAGTGCGGACGGGAAAACACTTTTTAATGGTTTTGGTAGTTCAATTTCAGTAAGCGAAAGCCTGACGGAGCAATGCCGCGTGGAGGTGGAAGGCCCACGGGTCGTCAACTTCTTTTCTCGGAGAAGAAACAATTAAGCAATATAAATATTGACATATCAAACATGTTAAACTTAATAAATATTACCAAATacatacttaaaaaatcatagcACCAACGAGTACATTGCACACATGTAGCACTATAAGTCTATAATCAACAAATCCCCAATTTCAACGTTGGTTATAGGATTATCACCGATTTACAAACTTCACCgattaaaaccaaaaaaagactcgggagattttttttagataatggaataaatccCGGCCTTTACTTCAAAGAAGCTACAACCACTTATTACAATAATCTCACATAGAGAACATGCACTTAGGCAACTACATAAAGAGTGACTAAAAACCAACACAAAGGAGAAAACaaattattgaagtctatttaaAAGGGGGAAATTAGGAGTATATCTTGCTCTTCGATGTCCCCAAAAGTTTCCGCAAAAAATGTGTCCAAAACGAGTGGATTTGAGAAGGATAgatgagaggggagagagagcaaGAGCTCTTCTCGGGCTTAGGCATGGGAGAAGGGGCGAATGGGTGGGGAGGGGGTGGTGCCTGCCGGTTAAGTGCTACCCACCCCCCCAGGAGGAGCGTGCAAGAGGTGCTGGCGCCTTGCGCGCGGGGCTGGGTTGGGGGGGGTGCCAGTGTTGGATGATAACACCAGTCACTCTAGCGCACCAAAAAGGATCATTTCTAGAATAAGTTTTGCTatgggtctatttgtaaaataagtttttgaaaggACCAAATTGTAAATAATCTAGCATCATATCTTTTAGAGAGTGAGTATTGATCTATAAAACCCGTGTATCTAACAAAATAGCTTAAAAATAATCAATGTCAATAAATAatacttttgaaaaaaagtatGATTATTAAAGGTACAATTTTcgatagatgacaccgttgaatTTTCAGTACACGTTCgacaatttatttatattaaaaataaataatatttatttatttatttacttggTTTATAACTTAAGCATGACTTACATTTCCACGTGTTTGCGTAAAAAtgttaaataagacaaatggtcaaacgcgtgtaaaaaaatatacttacCTGCGCTAATGCGCGGGTTATCTTCTTAGTTACATGGAATGAAGCAAGTGTATCACtgaaatagaaacaaaatgaaATGCCGTCGAATATTGTGTGtgacttcagagttcagacatcGAATCTTATTTGTTTTGCAAAAACAACACGACCATGGAATCCTTGTGTTAACGAGTCTGATGAAGTTTTCTGAACAAACCATGGtaacttaaagaaaaaaaagaataaccgAACCCGGTAAATTAACTCCTTTGAGCAGATTCGTTTTGTTTGCTGCGACCAGAACAAGTTCAGATGTTCTCTGAATCTTCAGAGTTTTAGAGGAGGTCTGATTCAGAGTCTAGGAGTTTCAGAATTGAATCTGGCTCCAATGGAACGATTCTCCAGAATTAACTGGACTAGTTAATGAGTTATTAAGAACAGTTTAACGGCTGAAGGAAGATGGTGGATGATCGAACGGTGGGAGTGAAACGAAACCTGATAGTTACTGTGGAGTGTGGAGGACTGTTTTACTGTCTGGTTGTTCCGTTTTAACTTTTCATCCTTTAAACCGCCGATGTGAGCAGGAAATTACAGTTGTAATATTCGCGTTTTGGGGCACATAATCCAGAGGCAGTTGAAAATGTAATTTGAGATGGAGACGAATTAACCCACCAACGCAAGAGGTTAACAGTGAATTCGAATCGGGCTCAGTACGTGCACTGCAGAGACTCTctcactatatattttttcgcTTCGGTGCCCGAAGCGAGCCGACCACACTagcctcgcctcgccgtcgaAATTTCATCGAGAGTTCTTGAACCCCCTTGCTGACGAAGAATCaatggcgtcgccgtcgccgccgacgacgacgacccaaCAGGCGTGCGCCGCGTGCGCGCACCAGGGGGCAAGCAGCTGCCCGCCGAACTGCGGGCTGGCTCCCTACTTCCCCGCCGACAAGCCGAAGCGCTTCTGGTACGCGCGCCTCATGTTCGGCATGGAGAGGATCCTCGGCTTCTCGGAGGCGGAGAAGCAGGGGATCCGGCCCAATGGCTCCACCGTGATTAGCATGGCGGCCGTCGTCTACCTCGCCGACGCGAGGGTCGAGGACCCCATCCTTGGCGCCTACGGCCGGATTCGCAAGCTCCAGCAGCAGCTCGACCGCCTCAAGGCCGAGCGCGCTCGCCACTCGCCAGCACCATCCGGCAATGGCAAGCCCAGCCCCAGCTGACAACGTCGCCCTCGAGCCCGAGCCCGAGCCCTTCCACCAGCCGCCCGCGCAGCCGTCGACGCCGCTGGCGTTAGCGATAccggacgaggacgaggaggaggacgacgaggacgacgacgacgacgacgacgaggacgaggaggaggagggtcaCGCGCCTGCAGATGATGATGTGCCTTGTGCCAAACGGAGAAGGACCAATTAATTAACGAGCTTGATTTAAGTTCTTAATTAGCACGGATTATTAGGTTATTTATTACACGTCTGCAATCCCTGAATTCAAAGTTAGATATCCCTATATTTCATCAACTGTTTGGCTTCATGCATATgaagtatgttttttttggggTACTGGAGCGTTTGGATGTGGCACATTATCAAAGTAATACTATAGAGAAATTTTATCGCACTTGAAAAAGTATCTTGaggtatctaaattttatactaattttttttatctcgagATACTTAGTACCTGGAggtaccaaattaattttacactaaaaatatggtaattCCCGGTACTTTTTCAAGGATGTTAAAATTACCCAATACTATATCTTTTGTTTCATCATTAGTAGCACCAATCTAATACATAGTCCGGATGGTGTTTCTTTGATCACTCTACTCAACCTATGAGGGAATGTGAccatacaacgaatctggataaagggttattcagattcattgtattaggaggGGTCACATCTCCTCTTACATTAAGTTTTGTTTTGGGACGATGGGAGTAGAAGCTAACCTTAATCATGTCTCCTCAGTCTTAGAAAAGTTACACTGAATTTGTTGACTCTCTATGCTCATGTTTTAAACAAAGCATAATAGCCTTATTTTAAATGAAACTATCATATTGGTCCTCTCCAATTTTTCGTTCAAGCTCCACCATTTTTGGCGGATAAGCAATCGAAATAAGCTGCACGCAGAAGGCCACCAGGTCTCCGCCACCAAATTGAGGCTTCAGTTACCGCACAAGAAAAACACTCACTTTGCTTGAAACATGATTATTTGCTGCTTTAAATTTACTCAAATGGGTAAttgcaaagaaaataaatttcgGCAGGTTGAGATTAAAGAACTTGGACTTAATCCCAACCCGCAGAAATTTCATTGCGTTTGAGATGGCCATGGATGTGCTGGATGTAATTTGAGCATCCTTGGGCGAGCTTATCACCTTTACAAAGGACAGTGATGTGGAAGGAAAACTCTATTTGGATATCCCCCGTTTTTACATGTCACttaaaaagtcatcaaaaaatttccttaaaaaaagtatgatagatcaatatgtgatatgtcacttcacaaacatgcatatttaaatttaatttatacaagta
The Oryza glaberrima chromosome 8, OglaRS2, whole genome shotgun sequence DNA segment above includes these coding regions:
- the LOC127782776 gene encoding uncharacterized protein LOC127782776, which codes for MDPQIFVRLSVGQLGLKLPGANARKAARSFHCEIRLRGFPVQIAPVPLINYSEFNLDPHTNAAVFSLDESELKALSAPGCFGAHGSYLEVAVYVGRRGGHCGIVTGMKRLVGVVRMDIGPEWRDGKPVMLHHGLVGIGKGEAKPELHLRVKMEADPRYIFEFDDEVALNPQVVQLHGRNRQPIFSCKFIRDRRGSHSDQLYWSSSGGEEKEAEMMRRRERKGWKVVIHDLSGSAVAAAFMATPFVAASGCDTVARSNPGAWLIARAGATAPGSTSSSAAVESWQPWGRLEAWRDQGGAARQDTVCLRLRLLPDGQDACMLVAETPLRSDRGGEFAIDMDRQAPAAAAGAEHCAASLGEACAGGGFVMSCRVEGESRSSRPLVQLAMRHVTCMEDAAMFVALAAAVDLSVKACRPFRRKTTATKKTASASSSPDPLELDT